The Erythrobacter insulae genome window below encodes:
- the yihA gene encoding ribosome biogenesis GTP-binding protein YihA/YsxC has protein sequence MRREKAAARMLSGRVDFLLSAPQLKFLPEPTVPEIAFCGRSNVGKSSLLNALTQRRSIARASVTPGRTQELNFFEVGEPTQFRLVDMPGYGFAKAPVAVVDKWKKLVRSYLRGRAVLARNLVLIDSRHGMKEVDREMMKMLDEAAVGYRIVLTKTDKIKASHLERVANQVADEAKKHVAAYPELHLTSSEKGMGIDALRVAVVQDALGADALG, from the coding sequence ATGCGCCGCGAGAAAGCGGCCGCGCGCATGTTGTCGGGCCGCGTCGATTTCCTGTTGTCCGCGCCGCAGCTGAAATTTCTGCCAGAGCCAACGGTGCCTGAAATTGCATTTTGCGGCCGCAGCAATGTCGGAAAATCGTCGCTTTTGAATGCTTTGACACAGCGGCGTTCAATTGCGCGCGCTTCGGTAACGCCGGGCCGCACGCAAGAGCTCAATTTCTTTGAAGTGGGCGAGCCGACGCAGTTCCGGCTGGTCGATATGCCCGGATACGGCTTTGCCAAGGCACCCGTCGCTGTCGTCGACAAATGGAAGAAGTTGGTGAGGTCATACCTGCGGGGCCGGGCGGTGCTGGCGCGCAATCTGGTGCTGATCGACAGCCGGCATGGCATGAAAGAAGTCGACCGCGAGATGATGAAAATGCTCGATGAGGCAGCCGTAGGGTACCGCATCGTTCTGACTAAGACTGACAAAATCAAAGCGAGCCATCTGGAGCGCGTCGCCAATCAGGTCGCCGATGAAGCGAAGAAGCATGTTGCCGCCTATCCCGAACTGCACCTGACGAGCAGCGAAAAAGGGATGGGAATCGATGCGCTGCGCGTCGCGGTGGTACAGGATGCTCTGGGAGCTGACGCGCTGGGGTAG
- a CDS encoding VOC family protein codes for MPLPPFHLAFPVHDLGKARSFYGELLGCTEGRSSDEWIDFDFHGHQIVAHLAPGKAGDAASNHVDGHGVPVPHFGLVLSMADWEALAETLKAAGTEFVIEPTIRFRDRPGEQATMFLRDPSGNALEFKAFADPEQLFAR; via the coding sequence ATGCCTCTTCCCCCTTTCCATCTTGCCTTTCCCGTTCACGATCTTGGCAAAGCGCGCAGCTTTTACGGAGAGTTGCTGGGCTGCACCGAGGGGCGCTCTTCAGATGAGTGGATCGATTTCGATTTTCACGGGCATCAGATCGTCGCGCATCTCGCACCGGGAAAGGCGGGCGATGCGGCCAGCAATCATGTTGATGGCCACGGTGTTCCGGTCCCGCATTTCGGATTGGTGTTGTCGATGGCAGATTGGGAGGCTCTCGCTGAAACGCTGAAAGCCGCCGGCACCGAATTTGTGATTGAGCCCACTATTCGTTTTCGCGACCGGCCGGGCGAACAGGCGACGATGTTCCTGCGCGATCCATCAGGCAACGCGCTTGAATTCAAAGCCTTTGCCGATCCGGAGCAATTGTTCGCGCGGTGA
- a CDS encoding glutathione S-transferase family protein: MKLIIGNKNYSSWSLRGWLAMKQSGLHFDEIIVPMAGEQWDKAKQEGDMQPSHGKVPILWDDETVIWDSLAIMEYLSDKVGRDRFWPKEDGPRGMARAMVAEMHSSFGSLRGELPMNVRRRVQLQNVSDAARDDIIRVLQLWAEARSRHGSAGPFLFGTYGAADIFFAPVVSRFITYGIGVPGFAQSYMEAMWEHAWTQEWIAASEEEQWVIEQYESVGAE; encoded by the coding sequence ATGAAACTCATTATCGGTAACAAGAATTATTCAAGCTGGTCGCTGCGCGGTTGGCTGGCGATGAAGCAATCGGGCTTGCATTTCGATGAAATCATCGTGCCGATGGCCGGCGAGCAATGGGACAAGGCCAAACAAGAAGGCGATATGCAGCCTTCGCACGGCAAGGTGCCAATCCTGTGGGATGATGAAACCGTCATCTGGGATAGCCTCGCGATTATGGAATATCTTAGCGACAAGGTGGGCCGCGACCGTTTCTGGCCAAAAGAAGATGGCCCGCGCGGAATGGCCCGCGCCATGGTCGCGGAAATGCATTCCTCCTTTGGCTCACTGCGCGGCGAATTACCCATGAATGTGCGCCGCCGGGTACAGCTTCAGAATGTCTCCGATGCAGCGCGTGACGATATCATCCGGGTCCTGCAATTATGGGCAGAGGCGCGGTCGCGGCATGGCAGCGCAGGGCCGTTTCTGTTCGGAACGTACGGCGCTGCGGATATTTTCTTCGCTCCGGTCGTTTCGCGTTTCATCACCTACGGCATTGGCGTGCCGGGATTTGCGCAAAGCTATATGGAAGCCATGTGGGAACATGCCTGGACACAGGAATGGATCGCCGCGTCAGAGGAAGAACAATGGGTCATCGAACAATACGAGAGCGTCGGCGCGGAATAA
- a CDS encoding S1/P1 nuclease has translation MGHRTIRERRRGIIVASLLALVMMMPVEAHAWGFYAHRTTADIAEVNVSPETRAKIEALMKSEALLGTPECDLATLQDASVWPDCVRRARWRWGYTAAWHYRTAPICEAYNPRANCSGGNCVTAQVERNHRILADESLPDHIRLEALAFMVHFAGDVHMPLHSGDKDDRGGNDRETDYGIVPSLNLHWIWDGPLAERAISDPADPVVRRYSGAERSDLGGGSAADWGQESWSISRSFIYPTAFDTENVCAGELPRKTALSQDDIVKGVPIAKRRVQQAGVRIADLLESAFAPGPLPEPERR, from the coding sequence ATGGGTCATCGAACAATACGAGAGCGTCGGCGCGGAATAATCGTTGCCAGCCTGTTGGCTTTGGTGATGATGATGCCCGTAGAGGCTCACGCGTGGGGTTTTTACGCGCATCGCACCACAGCTGATATTGCCGAGGTGAATGTCTCACCCGAAACGCGCGCCAAGATCGAAGCGTTGATGAAATCGGAAGCGCTGCTGGGCACGCCCGAATGTGATCTGGCGACGCTTCAGGATGCAAGTGTATGGCCCGATTGTGTGCGCCGCGCCCGGTGGCGCTGGGGCTATACAGCGGCATGGCATTACCGCACAGCGCCGATCTGCGAGGCTTACAATCCGCGCGCCAATTGTTCGGGCGGAAATTGCGTCACCGCTCAGGTTGAGCGCAATCACCGCATCCTTGCCGATGAAAGCCTGCCCGACCACATCAGGCTGGAGGCGCTTGCTTTCATGGTCCATTTTGCCGGAGACGTGCATATGCCGCTGCATTCGGGGGACAAGGATGATCGCGGCGGCAATGACCGAGAGACCGATTATGGGATCGTGCCAAGCCTGAACCTGCATTGGATATGGGATGGACCGCTGGCCGAACGCGCGATCAGCGATCCGGCAGATCCCGTGGTTCGCCGCTATTCCGGCGCAGAACGCAGCGATCTGGGCGGCGGTTCCGCAGCCGATTGGGGTCAGGAAAGCTGGTCTATCAGTCGCAGCTTCATCTATCCGACGGCATTCGATACCGAAAACGTATGCGCTGGTGAGCTGCCGCGCAAAACCGCACTGTCGCAAGACGATATTGTGAAAGGCGTGCCGATTGCAAAGCGCCGGGTGCAGCAGGCAGGCGTACGTATCGCCGATCTGCTTGAAAGCGCTTTTGCGCCTGGTCCGTTGCCCGAACCGGAGCGTCGTTAA
- a CDS encoding LysE family translocator, translated as MDLIGFAIAVMLIELTPGPNMGWLIALTLSEGRKSGLATIWGISLGLATNAVISVLAASYILRQSALLSQGIAFLGAGMMAYLAWQAWQDAGESSPSATPPAGGRRNMIAGFVINLFNPKATLFFVTVMPQFVSDGRPSYGEGLTMAAISVAIATAVHLALILGAEKVRYVLMHRQRAKTVRRILALGMLGVGAWFLTKAFV; from the coding sequence GTGGACCTAATTGGATTTGCCATTGCCGTGATGCTGATTGAGCTGACCCCCGGCCCCAATATGGGCTGGCTCATCGCGCTTACCCTATCAGAGGGGCGCAAATCGGGATTGGCCACGATCTGGGGCATTTCGCTCGGCCTGGCGACCAACGCCGTGATCAGCGTTTTGGCGGCCAGTTATATTCTGAGGCAAAGCGCATTGCTGTCGCAGGGAATTGCATTTCTGGGCGCGGGAATGATGGCGTATCTCGCGTGGCAGGCGTGGCAGGACGCCGGAGAAAGCTCTCCATCCGCCACGCCGCCTGCGGGTGGACGGCGCAACATGATCGCCGGTTTCGTGATCAACCTGTTCAATCCCAAAGCGACATTGTTCTTTGTAACGGTGATGCCGCAATTCGTCTCGGACGGGCGGCCAAGCTATGGCGAGGGATTGACGATGGCCGCGATTAGTGTGGCAATCGCGACGGCGGTGCACCTTGCGCTTATATTGGGCGCAGAAAAAGTCCGCTACGTTTTGATGCATCGGCAACGTGCAAAGACAGTCCGCCGTATTCTCGCGCTCGGTATGCTTGGGGTCGGAGCCTGGTTTTTGACCAAAGCGTTCGTTTAA
- the dapE gene encoding succinyl-diaminopimelate desuccinylase: MSDPISLAKRLIAARSITPASGPVFDEMEAMLLPLGFAVHRFTRGEGEIGSDEEQVENLFAIRKGPEGSKHFAFAGHLDVVPPGPIGGEGGWTSDPFVPEERGELLYGRGAVDMKGSIASMIAAVADVPQDAGTISFIITGDEEGPALHGTRALIDYMRAEGIQPDLCLVGEPTSVHRLGDMMKIGRRGSVNIWLEVEGTQGHVAYPHLADNPMPKMVGMLSELNNLHLDDGTDWFQPSNLEITEFNVANKAHNVIPAKATARISIRFNDLHSGASLSSTIVAIAQKHGGTARPVISGEPFLTAPGAFSDMLAKAIEDETGITPEASTSGGTSDARFLRSVCPVIEFGLCNATMHKRDEAVAMPDLETLARIYTRAALGALSLDT; this comes from the coding sequence GTGTCTGATCCAATCTCCTTAGCAAAACGCCTGATCGCCGCCCGCAGCATTACCCCTGCGAGCGGCCCTGTCTTTGATGAAATGGAAGCGATGCTGCTCCCGCTCGGTTTTGCGGTGCACCGTTTTACGCGCGGGGAAGGCGAGATCGGCAGCGATGAAGAGCAGGTCGAGAACCTTTTCGCCATTCGCAAAGGGCCGGAAGGCTCGAAACATTTTGCCTTTGCAGGGCATCTCGACGTGGTGCCGCCCGGTCCGATAGGCGGGGAAGGGGGCTGGACCAGCGATCCGTTTGTACCCGAAGAACGCGGCGAGCTGCTCTATGGCCGCGGCGCGGTTGATATGAAGGGTTCCATCGCCAGCATGATCGCCGCGGTGGCCGATGTGCCGCAGGACGCAGGCACGATCAGCTTTATCATTACCGGCGATGAAGAGGGGCCCGCGCTCCACGGTACGCGCGCGCTGATAGATTATATGCGCGCCGAAGGTATTCAGCCCGATCTGTGCCTGGTAGGAGAGCCCACCAGTGTCCACCGGCTGGGTGATATGATGAAGATCGGTCGGCGCGGGTCGGTCAATATCTGGCTGGAAGTCGAGGGCACACAGGGTCACGTCGCCTATCCGCATCTGGCCGATAATCCGATGCCCAAAATGGTTGGTATGCTGTCCGAGCTGAACAACCTTCACCTTGATGATGGCACTGACTGGTTCCAGCCGAGCAACCTTGAGATCACCGAATTCAACGTCGCCAACAAAGCGCATAATGTGATCCCGGCAAAAGCAACCGCCCGCATCTCGATCCGGTTCAACGATCTGCATTCGGGCGCGTCGCTTTCCAGCACAATCGTTGCCATTGCCCAAAAGCACGGCGGGACCGCGCGCCCTGTTATCAGCGGCGAACCATTCCTGACCGCGCCGGGCGCATTTTCCGATATGCTGGCCAAAGCAATCGAGGACGAAACCGGGATAACACCCGAAGCCTCAACCAGCGGAGGAACGTCCGATGCGCGGTTCCTGCGTAGCGTTTGCCCGGTGATCGAATTTGGTCTGTGCAATGCCACCATGCATAAGCGCGACGAGGCTGTGGCGATGCCCGACCTTGAAACGCTAGCCCGCATCTACACCAGAGCCGCGCTGGGCGCGCTTTCGCTCGACACGTAA
- a CDS encoding dicarboxylate/amino acid:cation symporter — MKTWFAIPLWQRVIGALVLGIIVGRLWGPEAESIKIIGDVFVAFIKMLVVPLIFFSLVAGVAAIGDIRKLGAVGGRAMLLFIVSGQIAVWLGLFLGTVLAPGLGVDTTALNVGDTPPPSETTWRDMIMGMIPQSPVQVMADVNVLPLIIFSLLIGIGILMAKEEGAPVLKIFESGSVVMQKVTMVVMELTPFGVFALMAWVAGTLGFDALAALGKLVALNYLGCLLIIAIIYGGMIKFLAKLPVIDFFRGIIDAIAVSYSTASSNATLPVTLRCARRNLGVSNSVASFVISLGATINMNGTAMYLGLATLFGAQIFGVDLTWGDYFLISILGTLGAVGAAGIPGAGLIMMALVFGAVGVPLETIAFVAGVDRIMDMMRTTTNVSGDAAVATTVAAMTGELDRAEMISADDV; from the coding sequence ATGAAAACATGGTTTGCAATTCCGCTGTGGCAGCGGGTGATCGGCGCGCTGGTCCTTGGCATTATCGTCGGGCGGCTGTGGGGGCCGGAAGCAGAGAGCATCAAGATTATCGGCGATGTGTTTGTCGCCTTTATCAAAATGCTGGTCGTGCCGCTGATCTTCTTTAGCCTTGTCGCAGGCGTTGCCGCGATTGGAGACATTCGTAAACTGGGCGCGGTTGGCGGACGGGCGATGCTGTTGTTCATCGTGAGCGGCCAGATTGCGGTCTGGCTCGGCCTGTTCCTTGGCACGGTGCTCGCGCCGGGGCTTGGCGTGGACACTACCGCTCTGAACGTCGGCGATACGCCGCCGCCAAGCGAAACGACGTGGCGCGATATGATCATGGGGATGATCCCGCAAAGCCCGGTTCAGGTGATGGCGGACGTCAACGTGCTGCCGCTGATCATCTTTTCGCTGTTGATCGGGATCGGTATCCTGATGGCCAAAGAAGAGGGCGCACCGGTGCTCAAAATCTTCGAAAGCGGCAGTGTTGTGATGCAGAAAGTCACCATGGTGGTGATGGAGCTGACCCCGTTTGGCGTTTTCGCGCTGATGGCGTGGGTCGCGGGCACGCTCGGTTTTGATGCGCTGGCGGCGCTTGGTAAGCTGGTCGCGCTCAATTATCTCGGCTGTCTGTTGATCATCGCGATCATCTATGGCGGCATGATCAAGTTTTTGGCCAAGCTGCCAGTGATCGACTTTTTCCGGGGTATCATCGACGCAATCGCCGTCAGCTATTCCACGGCCAGCTCCAACGCGACGCTGCCTGTGACTTTGCGCTGTGCCCGCCGGAACCTTGGCGTGTCGAACTCGGTCGCGAGCTTCGTGATCAGCCTCGGCGCGACGATCAATATGAACGGTACGGCGATGTATCTGGGCCTTGCGACATTGTTCGGCGCGCAGATTTTCGGCGTGGACCTGACGTGGGGCGATTACTTCCTGATTTCGATCCTCGGCACACTGGGCGCGGTTGGCGCAGCGGGCATTCCGGGCGCGGGCCTGATCATGATGGCGCTGGTCTTCGGCGCGGTCGGCGTGCCGCTTGAGACGATTGCCTTTGTCGCTGGCGTTGACCGGATCATGGACATGATGCGCACGACGACCAATGTGAGCGGCGATGCGGCGGTGGCGACGACGGTGGCGGCGATGACGGGTGAGTTGGACCGGGCGGAGATGATTTCGGCGGATGATGTTTGA
- the nth gene encoding endonuclease III produces the protein MTKDQIFEFFRRLAEDNPEPETELEYGNAYQLTVAVALSAQATDVGVNKATRALFAKVETPQQMLDLGLDGLIEHIKTIGLFNSKAKNVIALSQLLVDEYGGEVPGTREDLVRLPGVGRKTANVVLNCWFKQETFAVDTHILRVGNRTGLAKGKTPEAVEAKLEKRVPQPFRLHAHHWLILHGRYVCKARTPECWRCGLVDLCSFRKKVTERK, from the coding sequence ATGACCAAAGACCAGATTTTTGAATTCTTCCGCCGTCTTGCCGAAGACAATCCCGAGCCCGAGACCGAGCTGGAATATGGCAACGCCTATCAGTTGACCGTGGCCGTCGCGCTATCCGCGCAAGCGACCGATGTCGGCGTGAACAAGGCGACGCGCGCGCTGTTTGCAAAGGTGGAGACGCCGCAGCAAATGCTCGATCTGGGTCTGGACGGCCTGATCGAGCACATTAAGACCATCGGCCTGTTCAATTCCAAGGCGAAGAACGTGATCGCGCTCTCGCAATTGCTGGTGGACGAGTATGGCGGCGAAGTGCCCGGCACGCGCGAAGACCTCGTGCGGCTACCGGGCGTGGGCCGCAAAACGGCGAATGTGGTGCTCAATTGCTGGTTCAAACAGGAGACTTTCGCGGTCGACACGCACATCCTGCGCGTGGGCAACCGGACGGGTCTGGCCAAGGGCAAGACGCCCGAAGCGGTCGAAGCAAAGCTGGAAAAGCGCGTGCCGCAGCCGTTTCGCCTCCACGCGCATCACTGGCTGATCCTGCACGGTCGCTATGTGTGCAAAGCGCGCACGCCGGAATGCTGGCGATGCGGGCTGGTGGATTTGTGCAGTTTTCGTAAGAAGGTGACTGAAAGAAAGTAA
- a CDS encoding YwqG family protein, producing MEWLSILLFGIFIVAVYFGAQKIGELIGGSDKPGSAYSKQQKAEWEERARQSREIFEAANPDSPPISETEHSEFAQWLGAQSKPAIRLDPAGSAPEANGQAGPDGSRLGGPVWLEEGQAWPQSRKGNPMEFIAQLDFNQLPELEGFPTTGALQFFIPDDDDLWGMEMDEPIKSDVAVLYRPEGSPRNRHQQTAQRPPDESITPFLNETVRQAGVALAGAAIEDVMPSNIWELDARIEGNLRRPGFERWDDLIEANEEKRSLVHHAGGYPCFVQSDFRGPGSLDDYDTVLLRLTSDDHLQWGDVGEAHFLIRSADLAARDFSKVIFWWDCS from the coding sequence ATGGAATGGCTCAGCATCCTTCTCTTCGGCATATTCATCGTCGCAGTGTATTTTGGCGCACAGAAAATTGGTGAATTGATCGGAGGCTCCGACAAACCGGGCAGCGCCTATTCCAAACAGCAAAAGGCGGAATGGGAAGAGCGCGCACGGCAATCGCGCGAAATTTTCGAAGCGGCAAATCCCGACAGCCCGCCGATTTCCGAAACCGAGCATTCCGAGTTCGCGCAATGGCTTGGTGCCCAATCAAAGCCAGCGATCAGGCTTGATCCCGCAGGGAGCGCGCCCGAGGCGAATGGCCAAGCCGGACCGGATGGTTCACGTCTTGGCGGCCCTGTTTGGTTGGAAGAGGGCCAGGCGTGGCCTCAATCGCGCAAAGGCAATCCGATGGAGTTCATCGCCCAACTCGATTTCAACCAACTGCCTGAACTGGAAGGTTTCCCCACCACAGGCGCGTTACAATTCTTCATCCCGGACGATGATGATCTATGGGGCATGGAGATGGATGAGCCCATCAAGAGCGATGTCGCAGTTTTATACCGCCCCGAAGGTTCCCCGCGTAATCGGCATCAACAAACCGCGCAGCGCCCGCCCGATGAAAGCATCACTCCGTTTTTGAATGAGACAGTCCGCCAAGCTGGTGTCGCGCTGGCAGGCGCGGCAATTGAGGATGTCATGCCATCCAACATTTGGGAGCTGGACGCCCGGATCGAAGGCAATCTGCGACGCCCCGGTTTCGAACGATGGGACGATCTGATTGAAGCCAATGAGGAAAAGCGCTCTCTGGTTCATCATGCAGGCGGCTATCCCTGTTTTGTACAATCAGATTTTCGCGGGCCCGGCAGCTTGGATGATTATGATACGGTCCTCCTGCGGCTGACATCGGATGATCATTTGCAATGGGGAGATGTGGGCGAAGCGCATTTCCTGATCCGTTCGGCAGATCTCGCTGCGCGGGATTTTTCGAAGGTGATCTTTTGGTGGGATTGTTCCTGA
- the dapB gene encoding 4-hydroxy-tetrahydrodipicolinate reductase, whose product MAQFGIIGHKGRMGQAIAAAIEEKGHDFRVGVDMGGDPKPLLDQCDVVVDFSSPAALKTNLEAAKAAGIPILIGTTGLEEEHFVLLAEASKAIPVLQTGNTSLGVTLLAHLVKEAAAALDPDWDIEVLEMHHRMKVDAPSGTAKLLGEAAAEARGVDLSDAMDSGRHGQTGARREGAIGFATLRGGTVAGEHSVIFAGLEERITLSHSAENRMIFARGAVRGAEWLLGKAAGRYSMEDVLDL is encoded by the coding sequence ATGGCGCAATTTGGCATTATTGGACACAAAGGACGGATGGGTCAGGCGATTGCCGCCGCGATCGAGGAAAAAGGACACGATTTCCGAGTCGGTGTGGATATGGGCGGCGACCCGAAGCCGTTGCTGGATCAATGCGATGTGGTGGTTGATTTTTCATCACCCGCCGCGCTCAAAACCAATCTGGAGGCCGCAAAAGCTGCGGGCATTCCGATCCTGATCGGGACAACCGGGCTGGAAGAGGAGCACTTCGTTTTGCTTGCCGAGGCATCAAAGGCGATCCCCGTTCTGCAGACAGGCAACACATCGCTGGGCGTCACGCTGCTCGCGCATCTTGTAAAGGAAGCCGCCGCGGCACTGGACCCTGATTGGGATATCGAAGTGCTGGAAATGCACCACCGGATGAAAGTCGATGCGCCTTCGGGCACCGCGAAATTGCTGGGAGAGGCAGCGGCTGAGGCGCGCGGTGTGGATCTGTCCGATGCGATGGATAGCGGGCGGCACGGCCAAACCGGCGCACGGCGTGAGGGCGCGATCGGCTTTGCCACCTTGCGCGGCGGCACGGTTGCGGGTGAACACAGCGTGATCTTTGCCGGGCTCGAAGAACGCATCACGCTGTCCCATTCGGCGGAGAACCGGATGATTTTTGCCCGCGGCGCAGTGCGCGGTGCCGAGTGGCTGCTTGGTAAAGCAGCAGGGCGCTATTCCATGGAAGACGTGCTGGATCTCTGA
- a CDS encoding NAD-dependent deacylase encodes MAEINRIVILTGAGISAESGIDTFRSEGGLWEQHRIEDVATPEGFARDPDLVLGFYDMRRAALSKAEPNDAHRALARLEREFPGELLLVTQNVDDLHERGGSRDVLHMHGELKSALCASCEIRSAWDAPMSATGGQRPQCPVCQAPTLRPDVVWFGEMPYQMDRIYAALGAADLFVSIGTSGGVYPAAGFVQEARQSGARTLELNLEPSEGTHFFHEARHGPAGQLVPRWVDEVLDWN; translated from the coding sequence ATGGCAGAGATAAACCGCATCGTCATCCTCACAGGCGCAGGCATTTCCGCAGAAAGCGGGATCGATACATTCCGCTCCGAAGGCGGCTTGTGGGAACAGCACCGTATAGAAGATGTCGCCACGCCCGAAGGGTTCGCCCGCGACCCAGACCTTGTGTTGGGCTTTTATGACATGCGGCGTGCGGCGCTGAGCAAAGCAGAGCCTAATGATGCGCACCGCGCGCTGGCGCGATTGGAAAGGGAATTTCCAGGCGAGCTTTTGCTGGTTACGCAGAATGTCGATGATCTGCATGAACGTGGCGGATCGCGCGATGTGCTGCACATGCATGGTGAGCTTAAAAGTGCATTATGCGCCTCGTGCGAGATACGAAGCGCGTGGGATGCGCCAATGTCGGCCACCGGTGGCCAGCGCCCGCAATGCCCGGTTTGCCAGGCCCCGACCCTGCGCCCCGATGTCGTGTGGTTTGGCGAAATGCCATATCAGATGGACCGGATCTACGCCGCGCTGGGTGCAGCGGACCTGTTCGTCAGCATCGGCACCAGCGGCGGTGTGTATCCGGCCGCCGGGTTTGTACAGGAGGCGCGGCAGAGCGGCGCACGCACGCTTGAGCTGAACCTTGAGCCGAGCGAAGGCACGCATTTTTTTCACGAGGCGCGCCATGGGCCAGCAGGGCAATTGGTGCCGCGCTGGGTTGACGAGGTGCTTGATTGGAATTGA
- a CDS encoding YidH family protein — translation MSDTKDSNDLAEDRTDLAKDRTDWAEDRTMMANERTFAGWMRTGLAAVGIGLGFNALFGTLKPAWVPKAIATLFMAIGIFIFWAAQDKGCAVQTRLDAHKAEPIKRMNMRLIAGFMGLASAALIAAIWLMSFPDS, via the coding sequence ATGAGCGATACTAAGGATTCCAATGACCTCGCCGAAGATCGGACCGATCTGGCCAAGGACCGCACCGATTGGGCCGAAGATCGGACCATGATGGCCAATGAGCGAACCTTTGCCGGATGGATGCGGACCGGTCTTGCGGCGGTTGGCATCGGGCTTGGTTTCAACGCGCTGTTTGGCACTCTGAAACCGGCATGGGTGCCCAAAGCGATTGCCACACTTTTTATGGCCATCGGCATCTTCATTTTCTGGGCTGCGCAGGACAAAGGCTGCGCGGTTCAAACACGGCTTGATGCGCATAAGGCAGAACCGATCAAGCGGATGAATATGCGGCTTATTGCAGGGTTTATGGGGTTGGCCAGCGCCGCGCTTATCGCGGCCATTTGGTTGATGAGTTTTCCCGACAGTTAA
- a CDS encoding HesA/MoeB/ThiF family protein: MSLGPARLDRFARHIVLPEIGGAGQVALAGKHIAIIGLGGIGSPALQYLAASGIGRFTLVDDDTVDVSNLQRQTIFTSRDVGHGKATSARRWLANFDEALNVDISDSRITSENAGRLIEGADLVLDGTDNFATRLAVSDACVAERTPVLSAAVGRFQGQVGAFAGHLAEYPCYRCFVGDAFDAEDCDTCADDGMLGAMAGWTGSFAAMQAIRVLLQGISTFGQPGWGKLHILDGMKPGMRTLNIAKDPACKGCGVIE, translated from the coding sequence ATGAGTTTAGGGCCGGCCCGTCTTGATCGCTTTGCCCGCCACATCGTGCTGCCGGAAATCGGCGGCGCGGGTCAGGTTGCGCTGGCAGGAAAGCATATCGCCATTATCGGGCTTGGCGGGATTGGATCCCCCGCTTTGCAATACCTTGCAGCAAGCGGGATCGGGCGCTTCACGCTGGTCGATGACGACACAGTCGATGTCAGCAATCTGCAGCGCCAGACGATATTTACATCGCGCGATGTCGGCCACGGGAAAGCGACAAGCGCGCGCCGCTGGCTCGCCAATTTTGATGAAGCCTTGAACGTCGATATATCCGATTCGCGGATCACCTCTGAAAACGCAGGCCGCTTGATCGAAGGCGCGGATCTGGTGCTCGATGGAACGGACAATTTCGCGACCCGCCTTGCCGTATCCGATGCCTGCGTCGCTGAACGTACGCCGGTCCTCTCTGCCGCCGTAGGTCGCTTTCAGGGTCAGGTTGGTGCGTTTGCCGGACACCTCGCCGAATATCCCTGCTACCGCTGTTTTGTGGGCGATGCGTTCGATGCTGAGGACTGCGACACCTGCGCCGATGATGGCATGTTGGGCGCGATGGCAGGATGGACCGGCAGCTTTGCCGCAATGCAAGCGATCAGAGTTCTGCTCCAGGGGATCAGCACCTTCGGCCAACCGGGCTGGGGGAAACTGCATATTCTGGACGGCATGAAGCCCGGAATGCGCACGCTGAACATCGCCAAGGATCCAGCCTGCAAAGGATGCGGAGTGATCGAATGA